TCTTGTGAATGTACCGGCGAACTGCAGCAACTACGCGCGccattatttagtattttaaacgTTTATAATGATTCCTGCAGGTTTCGACAGTGGGTAATACTTTCCCCCCTAATGTTTGTTTGACAGAAAAGGCCGTTTTCGTTGACCGGGGCTGTAACACTCTTCAGTTTATAGGACAACGTCTTCACGTTGGAGACATTACAAGTGATAAACTGGCAGAGCTGTGCACCAATGAGGATGAAAATAGACAGCTTGCTTTACTCCTCATCAAACAAGAGGTAAGAAATGAAATATCTAGGCTCATTGACAGTCTTTTCAGTAAAAAATAAACTACTACACATGTATGTGCTTTCTGGACATTTAGTttattatatgtttgtttgttttttcaactggacccaccacacacacacaaacgcatacacacacgctaagaatttttattatattttataattatatatttattcacttatttttagcttatatatatatatatatatatatatatatatatatatatatatatattagggctgtcaatcgattacaaatgttaataaaatgaattacatggtgtcccgattaattactCGTGATTAAtcattatatacaaatatttgctgagaaagcccataatataacaataactcaatatataatgatgaaataatgatacatagttatctttaaatatttaaaattttatatatatataaataaaataaaaacatattcagataattcaagtgcattacattcttgtagcagaagagttaatcattgataagacgatacaaaaagcggttttagaatacaatgtattgttaactaccatattattgaacataatccaatcattggcatacagttcacagcaatccatttcacaaatgaatttgtcaatcagttcgagatttattatgagggcttgtttaagggcccgtcaatgaacactgcgtcagacatgcttgtgtagtgccttggatgcgttgcatcataaacataacatttttaggtcactgtgtcaagataaatatagtttaatacttagaacacatattgagatcccttagttcggatttgcactccatcgagtgttttgaacacaagaacgtaatgcatgtttgtgttgttctgctgctcaagggtccttttcttcactatataaactgtgcattgccacgcagctgaattttcacttactgccctctggagtaaacaggtggtactacaagcttgcatttctcaggaatcttccatattacgttccggggggcattgcgattaatggcgtaaatttttttaacgcgttatttttagtcaaattaatcgcactgaattaacgtgttaaatcgacagccctatatatatatatatatatatatatatatatatatatatatatatgataatatatattcagataattaagtgcattacattcttgtgacagaagtgttaatcattgataaggcaatacaaaaagcggctttagaatacaatgtattgtttactaccatattattgaacataatcattggcatacagttcacagcaatccatttcacaagtgaatttgtcaatcagttcgagatttattatgagggcttgtttaagggcccgtcaatttacacctacgtcagacatgcttgtgtagcgtcttgggtgcgttgcgtcataaacataacatttttaggtcactgtgtcaagataaatatagtttaatacttataacacagcttgagatcccttcattcggatttgcgctccaagtgttttgaatgcaagaacataaggCACATGCatttgtgttgtgggttgtttttgtCACTGTATAAACTCcatgttgcccatacagctgaaacttcaattactgccctctgaagtaaacaggtggtactacaagcttgcatttctcaagaatcgtccttattatggtctgggggcattgcggattatttttaataaaattaatcgcactgaattaatgcgttaaatcgacagccctaatatatatatatatatatatatatatatatatatatatatatatatattacacatgtgtgtgtgtgtgtgtgtgtgtgtttaaattttaaaggaatagttatccCAACATTTTCCATCAAATATTTTCTCATCTCACCCTCATActtttccaaactcatatgacttacttgcctctgtggaacacaaacaacgatattttgaagaatgtaggaagtgttttgtccatacattgaaagtcaatggggtccaaaactttcaagctccaaaaaggacataaaggcagcaaaaaattaATGCATACGACGcgagtggttgaatccatgtcttctgaagtttcGATCACTTTGGGTAAAAAGTATTTATTCTCTATTAATCTTGGCATCTGCATTGACCATGACACGTTCGTGTGAGGTTTGTTCACATACTTCCTAGTGATTTTCTCTAGGAGtgctggtggcgtagtgggctaaagcactgaactggtaatcagaaggtcgctggttcgaaccccacagccacatTGTGACCaggttaactccaggttgctctggggggattgttcctgtaataagagcactgtaagtcactttggataaaagcgtctgccaaatgcataaatgtaaatgattgatgtatgcacaGATTGCTGTTGAAAAATCAGACACAGTGTGGCCAGGTTTGTGTTTTTCACATCCAGTTTCTGTTTTGAAAATACAGGGGGGGGTTGATACTTTTATGTACCACAGTGCACAAAAATGTTAAAGGTAAATgctacaaaatgaaaatgaaatgtctCATAGATGTACAATGATAACTGGATTGAGGATCTGGCATTGTCAAAAAGCATTTCCCTCTTGAAGCCTGCTCTTTGGTCCAGTTTGaccagatgtcaagatttacagttgaagtctgaagttcacatacacttagttaagtcatttaaaaaaaaaaattaaccactccacagatttaatattagaaaactttaggtttggcaagtcgtttaggacatctactttgtgcatgacatgagtcatttttccaataattgtttacagacagattgattcacatttaattgactatatgactattccagtgggtcagaagtttacttacactaagttaactgtgcctttaagcagcttggataattccagaaaatgattttAAGCCTTTAAACAATTAGCTAATTGTCTTCTGATaagaggtgtatctgtggatgtattttaagtctgaccttcaaactcagtgcctctttgcttgacatcatgggaaaatcaaaaggaatcagccaagacctcagagaaagaattgtggacctccacaagtctggttgatccttgggagcaatttctaaatgcctgaatggtaccacgttcatctgtacaaacaattgtaaGCAAGTAAAAACACTaagggaccacacagccatcatacagctcaggaatGAGACGCATTCTGAtgcctagagatgaatgtagtttggtacgaaaagtgcgaatcaatcccagaacaacagcaaaggaccttgtgaagatgctggaggacaagtatctatatccacaggaaAATGAGTCCAATATCGACacaacctgaaaggctactcaaCAAGAAAGTAACCAATGCTCTGAAAccccataaaaaagccagactatagtttgcaagtgcacatggggacaaagatcttttggagaaatgtcctctggtctgattaaaatATCTTTTTtgactgtttggccataatgaccatcattatgttcaGAGGAAAAAGGTgaagcttgcaagccaaagaacaccatcccaatcgtAAAGCATAGgagtgacagcatcatgttgttggggtgctttgctgcaggaaggactggtgcacttctcaaaatagatggcatcatgaggaaggaaaattatgtggatatattgaagctcGATCTCAAGAAATTAGCCAAGAAGTTGAAACTCGGtcgcaaattggtcttccaaatggacaattaccccaagcatacctcaaaagttgtggcaaaatggcttaaggacaacaaagtcaaggtattggagtggccatcactaagccctgacctcaatccgatagaaaattagtgggcagaactgaaaaattgtgtgcgagcaaggagggcTACACACCTGActgagttacaccagttctgtctggaggaatgcgcgaaaattccagcaaattattgtgagaagattgtggatggctacccaaaaagtttgacccaagttaaacaatttaaaggtgatgctaccaaatactaacaaagtgtatgtaaactactgacccactgagaatatgatgaaagaaagaaaagctaaattaaataattctctctactgttatccttttcacattcttaaaatagtgatcctaactgactgaCCTAAAcagagaatgttttctatgattaaatttcaggaattgtgaaaaactgagtttaaatgtatttggctaaggtgtaagtAAGCTTCTGATTAAACCATGCTGCCTTTATTTCccatttggagcttgaaagttttggaccctattGACATGGACAATACAAAACTCAtccattcttcaaaatatcttcatttatgCAGGGTTCTCACGGATACTAAAAGTCTTAATGTCTTTAATTAATTTTTCCAAAATTTAAgatcataaaaagtcttaaatatcttaaatgatataACAAAATTCTCAATTATCATTCATCGAGTTATAGCGAAAAGACAGGAATCTTGCTATGAATTAATGTGATTATCCAACTTCAAAAGATTATGAtctgattaaataaatgcatgtacgTCCTGCAGAGTTTTCTCCAAGTATGCTGGGGTTTGTGTTTCCTGCTtttgcagagcagttcacaatcattaggCCATATCGGAAACATATGTCAAgcagaaatatgacaatgtttacttttaattgtttatattgtaatatgtttgtttatattgtaatacaattATTGTATGAGTGatcattttatttcccttatctgtttgaatgagcagctggaagcagtgaagtgcatacatttcaaaataagagtcccggtgtatttcagcctttaaagtaAAGATTTCTGCACTATGAATCTAAACCCTCCCCCTGGTAAATGGTATTTTGGTTTCACCATAAACTGCATCTGGTATGTAATTAATTTTGGACCCTCCCTATTTcaggaaggaaagactaagaatatttaatataagctacctatttaaaaaactattggcagattaattgccTTTCTAACAACACTTTATCGTATTAGCAAAATCctatattggtcgacctctaatttgtatttatttatatgatggTACATACACCAATTTGAATTTGATATATACTGTTTGTGGAAAACATATTTAACTTGAATTTTTAACTTAACATAATTGTACcgtgttttactgataagcattgttaaggccatgttgaatgtgtgcctcTGCCTTTTTAAGTAAGCGtctgatacatgatttattttgagattgtgtgtgtttgttttgtatggGCATAGTGTTGATTTAATTTGTTTAGGTCTTGAAAAATGTCTTGAAATCagataaatttgattttaaaatctcTGCAGCAACCCTTTTATGTTCttcagaagtaagaaagtcatacaagattGGGGcagtatgagtaaatgatgagacatttttttattttttatcttcgTTTTCATATTCACACTACATTTTAAATTTTGTTCTTGATCTTTAGCCTCAAGAGACTGAACATGACCACTACAAACCAGGATACTTTCTACTTAAGCAAGAGGGTGCTGAGCCAATACTGGTGCGCAGAGAGCCAAATAACGATACCATGGAAAGAGGTACAAGAGTATATCATAAATTGGGAAGAACATTTTCTCAGCTTTTATATGCTGTTCCTCCATATATTGAAAAAACTTACTTATTATTAAGGATGGGCAAGAATACCCAATTACTTGCCGTAAAGCACTCTGAGTACATTGAGGCACGTCATTCTGCTTTCAGGATGTGCATAAGTGGTTTTGTGCTGCTCTGTATTGGAGCCTTTCTTATCTCTTACAATTGTTACTTTGATAGTTTTCTGCAAAaagatgttatagttatttagcctatttatttattaaatattcttTAGCTACTATGTTTAAGTGCTGTGCTTGGCATCCGTATATCCCTCTGAAACGTGTCTGATTGGGgtaatttgaatattttgttggacgcctttagctttgattacggtgcTCATTCATCATGGCATtattcgacaaccttatgcaatgtcacaacatttatttccatccagagttgcattcatttttggccgagatcttggaTGATGGGAAAAggcggtccaacaaaatattagggaatgcaacttgttttttttttggccaggcagcgTAACATAGCCTAATTACATGGGTTCCTTAACACTGACTAGACAACTAGTTATTCAAACAACCCACTGACTATCTGTTGATTATGAAAATGTGTCGTTTTGCACATCCCAAGTGCCTTGATGTCTGCTTTGTTAGAGTCGGGACAGCAACAGCACTCAACACTTTTTGTAGAGGATTAGGGATGTTGTTGTTTTCAGAACTACTAGACAGAGCCCAACTGATTAAATTAACTGGAACAGAATGCATGGGTCTTGAGACACGGTTTTTAAAGTTTTTACTTGATACACCATCTGTGttacactgaaaaaacagcaagacttAATGCTATGGCCAAAGACATTCATCTAATTcatatgtatatttatacacCAACAATTGAAAATCGCATTAACTCGCTCTATTGCCCCTCTCCACCCTGAATAGTCAAAGTAACCAAAAGACACATCCTCTATATTTCCATGTATTTTCATGTTCTCCTCTTTTGAATCTTCACCTCTCTTTATCTACAGTTGTGATCCCAACAACATTTCAAACAATAAGCAGGCACTATGGCAACTCTGGAGGAAATTCATTAGTGACTCGTTCCTCATGTAGTCACAGAGTGAATCCCTGTGGTCACCAATCCAACCAGTCTACCTGCCCAGCCCGAGGTACAGCTGAAAGAACATCAGAAAACAGAGATGGCTTGTCTTCCCAAAATGAAAAAGAACGAGAAAGTGCATTTGCACCAGTCGAGACATCAACTACTTCAGTAGAACACGCCAATTCAACCCAGAATCTTGTTTCCTCGGTTGAGTTGTCTGTTCCAATGATTGAGCTGTCTTGTGCTCCAGGTTGCACACCAATAACTCAGGTTCACCGTCGACCAAATCAGAATCATGAAACAATAAACAAGACCATTTCACCACAGTCCATTATGCCACTAGCCCAGGAGGTGACTCCACTAGTACAAGCTTTCATGCCATTAAACCATGTTCCAGATACTTCAGCATCAAATACAATTTCACCAGTCCAGGATCCAATTCTCTCGACCAGTCTTGGAGTCTCTCAAACCCAGGTTTTTGCTTCATCACCAAAGATAATGCCAGTGCATTCTGCAAGTTCAAGTCCATTATTACAGTTCCCTTTGGTGCCACAGCACAATCCGTCTCATGCAGCTGAGCCTTCTTATCTGCCAACACATGTTCCATTTTCTTATTCCCACAATCCAGTTACACCAATTCAGGGATCTGTCCCCTCACTTCCAGCTCTGTCAACTGGTACTCCAACCCCACCTCAACTTCTGCAATCACAATATTCAGCACAATCCGATCAGTTCACCTCTTTGGACCATTTTTTTCCTCCACCTGATAACACCACATGTTTGCTTGAATCTCTGGATACTCTGCCTTTGCACTCACCCATTTTGATGACGCCCCAAGATGCCCTAGAGCAGTCGTCTATGCCCCATTTACAGCCATCAGGGCCACTTGCACCTCTGCTAACACTGAAGGAACAGCGAGCTGCAACTTCCACCCATTCAAGTGTTTTAGGGAGAGTACCTATTATACCTTTAGAGACTGCTGTTTCTCCAGTCAATCACTTTGAAGTCTATACTGGAGAGACTAAATCAGTTGCCACAGATGATGATGAAGACCTCCCAGAGTATAGTGAGTACAATAGTCCCACACTCCAGTCTAGACTGAGAAAACAGAGAAAAGCTTTTTCCAAATCCAGACAAATAAGTTTAGCAGATGAGGTCAGCACATTCACTTTCGAGGATATGGGGATAAATGGGGTGCAGAACGACCTGTTTAATGAAGCAGCACATTGTGGCACAAGTTTTTCCACAAATTACGGAAGTCAAGCATTAACGAAAGCTTCAAGCAAAACACTGCAGAGGAGTACTGAGTGTGCTGAGTGTGGAAGGGTGCTCAGCAATGCATCTGCTTTGGAGAACCACATGAGACTTCATACAGGTGAGAGGCCTTATACCTGTTCTCAGTGTGGAAAGGCCTTCCCTAGTGCACGAGGTCTTAACCGGCACGTAAAAGTCCACACAGAAGAGAAGCGGTATCAGTGTGAggagtgtggaaaaagttttgttTACCACTTTACCCTTACCAAACATAAGCTCATCCACTCAGGAGAAAGGCCCTTTCCTTGTAAAGTTTGTGGCAAGAGGTTTTTGGCCAAGGCAGACCGCTCTACACATATGCGTATGCACACTGGGGAGAAGCCATTTTCTTGCACTCAATGTGGGAAGAAGTTTAAACATAGAGTTGCCCTGAATATGCACATGCAAGGGCATAGAGGGGAGAAACGCTACATCTGCCCCCATTGTGAAAAGGGATTTGTGGATCTAGGTaattttaaaagacacaaacttATCCACACAGGGGAGAGACCTTTTGAGTGCAAGGAATGTGGTAAACGGTTTACTCAGTCAGCCCATCTCAAGAAACATGTCAACACACAACATGTGTTACATGAAGCAAAGTTGACTGTTTAGCA
This genomic window from Xyrauchen texanus isolate HMW12.3.18 chromosome 11, RBS_HiC_50CHRs, whole genome shotgun sequence contains:
- the LOC127651829 gene encoding uncharacterized protein LOC127651829, translated to MEDYEVFQTQFTSIMATVLQTAVREATQLFEGTLQHLKAELVILRRENVKLKKGDSSSQVKTRCTGFGNQRNDNASKNRDVGVQCEKAVFVDRGCNTLQFIGQRLHVGDITSDKLAELCTNEDENRQLALLLIKQEPQETEHDHYKPGYFLLKQEGAEPILVRREPNNDTMERVVIPTTFQTISRHYGNSGGNSLVTRSSCSHRVNPCGHQSNQSTCPARGTAERTSENRDGLSSQNEKERESAFAPVETSTTSVEHANSTQNLVSSVELSVPMIELSCAPGCTPITQVHRRPNQNHETINKTISPQSIMPLAQEVTPLVQAFMPLNHVPDTSASNTISPVQDPILSTSLGVSQTQVFASSPKIMPVHSASSSPLLQFPLVPQHNPSHAAEPSYLPTHVPFSYSHNPVTPIQGSVPSLPALSTGTPTPPQLLQSQYSAQSDQFTSLDHFFPPPDNTTCLLESLDTLPLHSPILMTPQDALEQSSMPHLQPSGPLAPLLTLKEQRAATSTHSSVLGRVPIIPLETAVSPVNHFEVYTGETKSVATDDDEDLPEYSEYNSPTLQSRLRKQRKAFSKSRQISLADEVSTFTFEDMGINGVQNDLFNEAAHCGTSFSTNYGSQALTKASSKTLQRSTECAECGRVLSNASALENHMRLHTGERPYTCSQCGKAFPSARGLNRHVKVHTEEKRYQCEECGKSFVYHFTLTKHKLIHSGERPFPCKVCGKRFLAKADRSTHMRMHTGEKPFSCTQCGKKFKHRVALNMHMQGHRGEKRYICPHCEKGFVDLGNFKRHKLIHTGERPFECKECGKRFTQSAHLKKHVNTQHVLHEAKLTV